One genomic window of Comamonas serinivorans includes the following:
- the lplT gene encoding lysophospholipid transporter LplT — MKRGFYTIMAAQFCSSLADNALFVVAVELLRSGGAAEWQQAALVPMFALFYVLLAPWVGAFADSRPKGRVMFVSNAIKVVGCLAMLFGSHPLLAYAIVGLGAAAYSPAKYGILTELLPPSMLVKANGWIEGLTITSIILGVVLGGQIVDANLWRSVMGWGLPGLDKPVHCALALLILVYVVAAIFNMRIPRTTAVLRPLPRDQVALLQDFWRCNMRLWRDRLGQISLATTTLFWGVSGNMRYIVLAWAAAALNYSTTQAANLVGVVAVGTAVGAIVASVIMKLDKATWVMPIGIAMGVLLALMAWVHTTWLALPMLLALGLLGGFIVVPMNALLQHRGHNLMGAGRSIAVQNLNEQACILLLGLAYSVSVNKGLSALGAVLAFGMLVAALMGLIQLWHAYNLKHHRRECIRLLAIARSDRTHG, encoded by the coding sequence ATGAAGCGCGGTTTCTACACCATCATGGCGGCGCAGTTCTGCAGCTCGCTGGCCGACAACGCCCTGTTCGTGGTGGCGGTCGAGCTGCTGCGCTCGGGCGGCGCGGCCGAGTGGCAGCAGGCGGCCCTGGTGCCGATGTTCGCCCTCTTCTATGTGCTGCTGGCGCCCTGGGTCGGGGCCTTTGCCGACTCACGACCCAAGGGCCGGGTCATGTTCGTCAGCAACGCCATCAAGGTGGTGGGCTGCCTGGCCATGCTGTTCGGCTCGCACCCGCTGCTGGCCTACGCCATCGTCGGCCTGGGCGCCGCGGCCTACTCGCCGGCCAAGTACGGCATCCTGACCGAGTTGCTGCCGCCGTCCATGCTGGTCAAGGCCAACGGCTGGATCGAAGGCCTGACCATCACCTCCATCATCCTGGGCGTGGTGCTGGGCGGACAGATCGTCGACGCCAACCTGTGGCGCTCGGTCATGGGCTGGGGCCTGCCGGGGCTGGACAAGCCCGTGCACTGCGCGCTGGCGCTGCTCATCCTGGTCTACGTCGTGGCGGCCATCTTCAACATGCGCATCCCCCGCACCACGGCCGTGTTGCGCCCGCTGCCGCGCGACCAGGTCGCACTGCTGCAGGACTTCTGGCGCTGCAACATGCGCCTGTGGCGCGACCGGCTGGGCCAGATCTCGCTGGCCACGACCACGCTGTTCTGGGGCGTGTCGGGCAACATGCGCTACATCGTGCTGGCCTGGGCTGCGGCGGCGCTGAACTATTCCACCACCCAGGCGGCCAACCTGGTGGGCGTGGTGGCCGTGGGCACGGCCGTGGGCGCCATCGTGGCGTCCGTCATCATGAAGCTGGACAAGGCCACCTGGGTCATGCCCATCGGCATCGCCATGGGGGTGTTGCTGGCCTTGATGGCCTGGGTGCACACCACCTGGCTGGCGCTTCCCATGCTGCTGGCCCTGGGCCTGCTGGGGGGCTTCATCGTCGTGCCCATGAACGCCCTGCTGCAGCACCGCGGCCACAACCTCATGGGCGCGGGTCGCTCGATCGCGGTGCAGAACCTCAACGAACAGGCCTGCATCCTGCTGCTCGGCTTGGCGTATTCGGTTTCGGTGAACAAGGGCCTGAGCGCGCTCGGCGCGGTGCTGGCCTTCGGCATGCTCGTGGCGGCGCTCATGGGGCTGATTCAGCTCTGGCACGCCTACAACCTCAAGCACCACCGGCGCGAATGCATTCGCCTGCTGGCGATTGCGCGCAGCGACCGAACACACGGCTAA
- a CDS encoding PPK2 family polyphosphate kinase, whose protein sequence is MPATPRSPALQVPTNQAAARFKLADVAPDAKPYAVGSKADSKARVEALAAEIDVLQDLLYADQRFKVLVVLQGMDTSGKDGTVRGVFAQTSPLGMRVVSWRAPSHLEQAHDYLWRIHAQMPRNGEIVIFNRSHYEDVLVPVVQGWIDAKTQQQRFAQINDFERMLSENGTVILKFMLHIGKDEQRERLQARLDDPRKHWKFDVSDLEARAQWDDYQAAYQQLLRATSTPWAPWTVVPANSKTHRNLMIATLVRDALVGLKLRYPAGDPALDGVQVS, encoded by the coding sequence ATGCCCGCGACCCCCCGCAGCCCTGCCCTGCAGGTCCCGACCAACCAGGCCGCTGCCCGCTTCAAATTGGCGGATGTGGCGCCAGATGCCAAGCCCTATGCCGTGGGCAGCAAGGCCGACAGCAAGGCCCGCGTGGAGGCGCTGGCGGCCGAGATCGACGTGCTGCAGGACCTGCTGTATGCCGATCAGCGCTTCAAGGTGCTGGTGGTGCTGCAGGGCATGGACACCTCGGGCAAGGATGGCACCGTGCGTGGCGTGTTCGCGCAAACCAGCCCCCTGGGCATGCGGGTGGTGTCGTGGCGGGCGCCCAGCCACCTGGAGCAGGCGCACGACTACCTGTGGCGCATCCACGCCCAGATGCCGCGCAACGGTGAAATCGTCATCTTCAACCGCAGCCACTACGAGGACGTGCTGGTGCCCGTGGTCCAGGGCTGGATCGACGCCAAGACGCAGCAGCAGCGGTTTGCCCAGATCAACGACTTCGAGCGCATGCTGAGCGAGAACGGCACCGTCATCCTCAAGTTCATGCTGCACATCGGCAAGGACGAGCAGCGCGAGCGCCTGCAGGCGCGGCTGGACGACCCGCGCAAGCATTGGAAGTTCGATGTCAGCGACCTCGAAGCGCGCGCCCAATGGGACGACTACCAGGCGGCTTACCAACAGCTGCTGCGGGCGACGAGCACGCCCTGGGCGCCGTGGACCGTGGTGCCCGCCAATTCCAAGACGCACCGCAACCTCATGATCGCCACGTTGGTGCGAGATGCGCTGGTGGGCCTGAAGCTGCGTTATCCCGCAGGGGATCCGGCCCTGGACGGGGTGCAGGTGAGCTGA
- a CDS encoding rhodanese-like domain-containing protein, with the protein MATRPEAPPQVQAAEGYAGDLPPTLAYDWLQTGDAVLVDVRTDAERAWVGHVPGALAVAWKQWPGMAENPAFNSELLQAVPAGKKVLMLCRSGVRSVAAARRATELGLTAFNILEGFEGDLDPSGHRGQLGGWRRRGLPWQQG; encoded by the coding sequence GTGGCGACCCGCCCCGAGGCACCGCCCCAGGTGCAGGCGGCCGAGGGCTATGCCGGCGACCTGCCCCCGACCCTGGCCTACGACTGGCTGCAAACCGGCGATGCCGTGCTGGTCGACGTCCGCACCGATGCCGAGCGGGCCTGGGTGGGCCACGTGCCCGGCGCGCTGGCCGTGGCCTGGAAGCAATGGCCCGGCATGGCCGAAAACCCGGCCTTCAACAGCGAGCTGCTGCAGGCGGTCCCGGCCGGCAAAAAGGTTCTGATGCTGTGCCGCTCGGGCGTGCGTTCGGTGGCGGCCGCGCGCCGGGCCACCGAGCTGGGCTTGACGGCCTTCAACATCCTGGAAGGCTTTGAAGGCGACCTGGACCCCTCGGGCCACCGCGGCCAGCTGGGTGGCTGGCGCCGCCGCGGCCTGCCCTGGCAGCAGGGCTAG
- the lysM gene encoding peptidoglycan-binding protein LysM yields the protein MGLFSFIKDAGEKLFGTSKDVQAAQAEPAKLPDLNAKAGSAIKTYIETQNLGIQNLAVQYDGASGKVTVTGAAPSEEAAEKVTLCCGNVASVTSVDNQLSFPPGTASQYHDVVSGDTLSAISKKYYGDANQYMKIFEANKPMLSDPNKIYPGQKLRIPAA from the coding sequence ATGGGTTTGTTCAGTTTCATCAAGGATGCCGGTGAGAAGCTGTTTGGCACCAGCAAGGACGTGCAGGCTGCACAGGCCGAGCCGGCCAAGCTGCCCGACCTCAATGCCAAGGCAGGCAGTGCCATCAAGACCTACATCGAAACGCAGAACCTGGGCATCCAGAACCTGGCGGTGCAGTACGACGGCGCCAGCGGCAAGGTGACGGTGACCGGCGCGGCCCCCAGCGAAGAGGCGGCCGAGAAGGTGACCCTGTGCTGCGGCAACGTGGCCAGCGTGACGTCGGTGGACAACCAGCTGAGCTTCCCGCCCGGCACCGCGTCGCAGTACCACGATGTGGTCAGCGGCGACACGCTGTCGGCCATCTCCAAGAAGTACTACGGCGACGCCAACCAGTACATGAAGATCTTCGAAGCCAACAAGCCCATGTTGAGCGACCCGAACAAGATTTACCCGGGCCAGAAGCTGCGCATCCCGGCCGCTTGA
- a CDS encoding type III pantothenate kinase, whose translation MTFLAIDIGNTRLKWALYERGAPGAALLAQGVEFLEHIDRLAESDWASLAAPDRVLGCVVAGDAIKQRVREQLDIWDSPVSWVVPSPAEAGVINGYDFPTRLGADRWVAMIGARHRVQRTTPGRPMVLVMVGTAVTVDAIDGDGKFLGGLILPGHGIMLRALESGTAGLHVPTGEVRTFPTNTSDALTSGGTYAIAGACERMIQHVRAHCGVEPRCLMTGGAGWKMAPHMSAAFELVDSIIFDGLLVIAEEREAIRQRLAAS comes from the coding sequence ATGACTTTTTTGGCCATCGACATTGGCAACACCCGCTTGAAGTGGGCGCTGTACGAACGCGGCGCTCCGGGGGCCGCCCTGCTGGCGCAAGGCGTTGAATTCCTGGAGCACATCGACCGCCTGGCCGAGTCCGACTGGGCCAGCCTGGCCGCGCCGGATCGTGTGCTGGGCTGCGTGGTGGCCGGCGACGCCATCAAGCAGCGGGTGCGCGAGCAGCTCGACATCTGGGACAGCCCCGTGAGCTGGGTCGTGCCCAGCCCGGCCGAGGCCGGCGTCATCAACGGCTACGACTTTCCGACCCGTCTGGGCGCCGACCGCTGGGTGGCCATGATCGGCGCGCGCCACCGCGTGCAGCGCACCACGCCCGGCCGGCCCATGGTGCTGGTCATGGTCGGCACGGCGGTCACCGTGGACGCCATCGACGGCGATGGCAAGTTCCTGGGCGGCCTGATCCTGCCGGGGCACGGCATCATGCTGCGCGCGCTCGAATCGGGCACCGCCGGCCTGCACGTGCCCACCGGCGAGGTGCGCACCTTCCCCACCAACACCAGCGATGCGCTGACCAGCGGCGGCACATACGCCATCGCCGGCGCCTGCGAACGCATGATCCAGCACGTGCGCGCGCACTGCGGCGTCGAGCCCCGTTGCCTGATGACGGGGGGCGCCGGCTGGAAAATGGCGCCGCACATGTCGGCCGCCTTCGAGCTGGTGGACTCCATCATCTTCGACGGCCTGCTGGTCATCGCCGAAGAACGCGAAGCCATTCGCCAGCGGCTTGCCGCAAGCTGA
- a CDS encoding SDR family NAD(P)-dependent oxidoreductase — protein MAYQPFNLQGKTALVTGGNGGIGYGMAEALLASGANVAIWGSRAEKTEQAKAKLIEACGDASRVHAFACDVGDEAALEATFAETVKALGGRVDSCFANAGVSGKGKTLLDLSLDDWQRVQRVNVEGVFMTFRAAAKHMIEGGHGGSLVATASTAAIEGAARNSAYGASKGAVTSFVRAVAVELARYKIRANSILPGWIVTEMTEKSVGNDKFANAVMPRIPARRWGTWDDFGGIAVYLASEASSYHTGEQFIIDGGYTKF, from the coding sequence GTGGCCTACCAACCCTTCAACCTGCAAGGCAAGACCGCCCTCGTGACCGGCGGCAACGGCGGCATCGGCTACGGCATGGCCGAGGCCCTGCTCGCCTCGGGCGCCAACGTGGCCATCTGGGGCTCGCGCGCCGAGAAGACCGAGCAGGCCAAGGCCAAGCTCATCGAAGCCTGCGGCGACGCCTCGCGTGTGCACGCCTTCGCCTGTGACGTGGGCGACGAGGCCGCGCTGGAAGCCACCTTCGCCGAAACCGTGAAGGCCCTGGGTGGCCGCGTCGACTCCTGCTTCGCCAACGCCGGCGTCTCGGGCAAGGGCAAGACCCTGCTGGACCTGTCGCTGGACGACTGGCAGCGCGTGCAGCGCGTGAACGTGGAAGGCGTGTTCATGACCTTCCGCGCCGCCGCCAAGCACATGATCGAGGGTGGCCACGGCGGCTCGCTGGTCGCCACCGCCTCGACCGCCGCCATCGAAGGCGCGGCACGCAACTCGGCCTATGGCGCCTCCAAGGGTGCCGTGACCTCGTTCGTGCGCGCCGTCGCCGTCGAGCTGGCCCGCTACAAGATCCGCGCCAACTCCATCCTGCCGGGCTGGATCGTGACCGAGATGACCGAGAAGTCCGTCGGCAACGACAAGTTCGCCAACGCCGTGATGCCCCGCATCCCCGCCCGCCGCTGGGGCACCTGGGACGATTTCGGCGGCATCGCCGTCTACCTCGCCAGCGAGGCCTCGAGCTACCACACCGGCGAGCAGTTCATCATCGACGGCGGCTACACCAAGTTCTGA
- a CDS encoding AAA family ATPase gives MNAALPPSTPAGLASVDSVIALLEGVGYIASRQIATALYLAHHLRKPVLIEGPAGVGKTELAVSAARALQFELLRLQCYEGLDDSKALYEWKYGKQLLYTQILKEKIGLLVDGTDSLDSAFGKLASFQDLFFSRDFLEPRPLLQAMEQPGGSVLLIDEIDKSEESFEALLLEVLADYQVTIPEIGTIRAEVPPLVILTSNNTRELGDALKRRCLHLHIGFPDSELEQRVLRARVPGIQDQLLAQLVAFVQALRADNIRKPPSIAESVDWARTLLLLHASVLDEALVRDTLGVLLKRETDVREVDDRLAQMTQAALAAA, from the coding sequence ATGAATGCAGCACTCCCACCCTCGACGCCGGCTGGCCTGGCGTCTGTTGACAGCGTCATCGCCCTGCTGGAAGGCGTGGGCTACATCGCCTCACGCCAGATCGCGACCGCGCTTTACCTGGCCCATCACTTGCGCAAACCGGTGCTCATCGAAGGGCCTGCGGGTGTCGGCAAGACCGAGCTGGCGGTGTCGGCGGCCCGCGCCCTGCAGTTTGAGCTGCTGCGCCTGCAGTGCTACGAAGGCCTGGACGACAGCAAGGCGCTGTACGAGTGGAAGTACGGCAAGCAGCTGCTGTACACGCAGATCCTCAAGGAAAAAATCGGTTTGCTGGTCGACGGCACCGATTCGCTGGACAGTGCCTTTGGCAAGCTGGCCAGCTTCCAGGACCTGTTCTTCTCGCGCGACTTCCTGGAGCCGCGTCCGCTGTTGCAGGCCATGGAGCAGCCCGGTGGCAGCGTGCTGCTGATCGACGAGATCGACAAGTCCGAGGAGTCCTTCGAGGCCCTGCTGCTCGAGGTGCTGGCCGATTACCAGGTCACCATCCCCGAGATCGGCACCATCCGCGCCGAGGTGCCGCCGCTGGTCATCCTGACCTCCAACAACACGCGCGAACTCGGCGACGCGCTCAAGCGCCGCTGCCTGCACCTGCACATCGGGTTCCCGGACTCGGAACTGGAGCAGCGCGTGCTGCGCGCTCGCGTGCCCGGCATTCAAGATCAGCTGCTGGCCCAGCTCGTGGCCTTTGTGCAAGCCTTGCGCGCCGACAACATCCGCAAGCCCCCGTCCATCGCCGAGTCGGTGGACTGGGCGCGCACCTTGCTGCTGCTGCACGCCAGCGTGCTGGACGAAGCCCTGGTGCGCGACACCCTGGGCGTGTTGCTCAAGCGCGAGACCGACGTGCGCGAGGTGGACGACCGGCTGGCGCAGATGACCCAAGCCGCACTGGCGGCGGCGTGA
- a CDS encoding vWA domain-containing protein has product MDSILAGFVRALRAAGAEASTAETIDAARTLTLLGYGDRAQLRDALGLVLAKSEDEKHIHDQVFDLYFGQPPHTTTAPDTAALRTGDEQVDVLLALAQPDATGQPQDALAAALARAAAQAGVDDIRFESQTAYFAGKTLEAMGIAALEERLTERRTAPDAEEEVRALVAALNQLRRQARALVKQRYAIFGQPATEAFMTEVVVTRALGRMAPAEMERMKAAVARMARKLAARHARRQRVELRGQLDVRRTMRANAGHDGVPVTLAFKHKRRDKPRIVAVCDVSGSVASHVRFLLLFLYALHDAVGDLRSFAFSNRLQDVAEPMEKLPFDDAMELVLKEVGNGSTDYGQAWLDLHDRHWDAIDRRTTVIVLGDGRSNGADPRVDLFAELADRAKRVVWLCPEPEGRWGTGDSAMLRYRPYCTSMSHCATAADLERVLDEALEAYH; this is encoded by the coding sequence ATGGACAGCATCCTCGCCGGCTTCGTGCGGGCCTTGCGCGCCGCAGGGGCGGAGGCGTCCACGGCCGAGACCATCGACGCCGCGCGCACCCTGACCTTGCTGGGGTATGGCGACCGTGCCCAGCTGCGCGACGCCTTGGGCCTGGTGCTGGCCAAGTCCGAGGACGAGAAGCACATCCATGACCAGGTGTTTGACCTGTACTTCGGCCAGCCCCCGCACACCACAACGGCACCCGACACGGCCGCCCTGCGCACGGGCGATGAGCAGGTCGATGTGCTGCTGGCACTGGCTCAGCCCGATGCCACCGGTCAGCCACAGGATGCGCTGGCGGCCGCCCTGGCGCGCGCCGCAGCCCAGGCCGGCGTGGACGACATCCGCTTCGAGAGTCAGACCGCGTACTTCGCCGGCAAAACCCTGGAGGCCATGGGCATCGCGGCGCTGGAAGAGCGCCTGACTGAACGGCGCACGGCCCCCGACGCCGAGGAGGAGGTGCGTGCGCTGGTGGCCGCCCTCAACCAGCTGCGCCGTCAGGCACGCGCCCTGGTCAAGCAGCGCTATGCCATCTTTGGCCAGCCCGCCACCGAGGCCTTCATGACCGAGGTGGTGGTCACACGTGCGCTGGGCCGCATGGCGCCGGCCGAGATGGAGCGCATGAAGGCGGCCGTGGCCCGCATGGCGCGCAAGCTGGCGGCCCGCCACGCGCGGCGCCAGCGCGTGGAGTTGCGCGGCCAGCTCGACGTGCGCCGCACCATGCGCGCCAACGCCGGCCACGACGGCGTGCCCGTCACGCTGGCCTTCAAACACAAGCGGCGTGACAAGCCGCGCATCGTGGCCGTGTGCGATGTGTCGGGCTCGGTGGCCTCGCACGTCCGTTTCCTGCTGCTGTTCCTGTACGCCTTGCACGACGCCGTGGGCGACCTGCGCAGTTTCGCGTTCTCCAACCGCCTGCAGGACGTGGCCGAGCCGATGGAGAAGCTGCCCTTCGACGACGCCATGGAACTCGTCCTCAAAGAGGTGGGCAACGGCTCCACCGACTATGGGCAGGCCTGGCTGGACCTGCACGACCGGCACTGGGATGCGATCGACCGCCGCACCACGGTGATCGTGCTGGGCGACGGCCGCAGCAACGGCGCCGACCCGCGCGTCGACCTGTTTGCCGAACTGGCCGACCGCGCCAAGCGTGTGGTCTGGCTCTGCCCCGAGCCCGAAGGCCGCTGGGGCACGGGCGACAGCGCCATGCTGCGCTACCGGCCCTATTGCACGAGCATGTCGCACTGCGCCACCGCAGCCGACCTGGAACGCGTGCTCGACGAGGCCCTGGAGGCCTACCACTGA
- a CDS encoding phosphotransferase produces the protein MTEASSSPGTTHGFDEAALHAWLTAHVPGFAGPMTVSKFPGGQSNPTYSIVTPGQRYVMRAKPGPAAKLLPSAHAVEREYTVMQALQGSGVPVARMLALCSDESVIGRVFFIMEHVEGRVLWDPALPGMTPAERAAHYAEMNRVLAKLHTVPHVERGLADYGKPGNYLERQIARWGKQYQASITQPIPEMDALLQWLPAHIPASGRDGKACVVHGDYRLDNMIFHPTEPRVVAVLDWELSTLGHPLADLSYHCMVWHVDPSTQRGLEGLDLAALGIPSLDDYMAQYCAHSGLSTPEVLRRDWSFYMAYNLFRMAAIAQGIAKRVEAGTASSEQAKAAGASAPSRAKRAWEWAQLAQHA, from the coding sequence ATGACCGAAGCAAGCTCATCCCCCGGCACCACTCACGGCTTCGATGAAGCGGCCCTGCACGCCTGGCTGACCGCCCACGTGCCCGGCTTTGCGGGCCCCATGACGGTCAGCAAGTTTCCTGGGGGTCAGTCCAACCCCACCTACAGCATCGTCACACCCGGCCAGCGCTACGTGATGCGGGCCAAGCCCGGTCCGGCGGCCAAGCTGCTGCCCAGCGCCCACGCGGTCGAGCGCGAGTACACCGTGATGCAGGCCTTGCAGGGCAGCGGGGTGCCGGTGGCCCGCATGCTGGCGCTGTGCAGCGACGAGTCCGTCATCGGCCGCGTGTTTTTCATCATGGAGCATGTCGAGGGCCGCGTGCTGTGGGACCCGGCCCTGCCCGGGATGACGCCTGCCGAACGGGCCGCCCACTACGCCGAAATGAACCGCGTGCTGGCCAAGTTGCACACCGTGCCGCATGTCGAGCGCGGCCTGGCCGACTACGGCAAACCCGGCAACTACCTGGAGCGCCAGATCGCCCGCTGGGGCAAGCAGTACCAGGCCTCGATCACCCAGCCCATCCCCGAGATGGACGCGCTGCTGCAATGGCTTCCGGCCCACATTCCGGCCAGCGGCCGGGACGGCAAGGCGTGCGTGGTGCATGGCGACTACCGGCTCGACAACATGATCTTTCACCCCACCGAGCCGCGCGTGGTGGCCGTGCTGGACTGGGAGCTCTCGACGCTGGGGCATCCGCTGGCGGACCTCAGCTACCACTGCATGGTCTGGCATGTCGACCCCTCGACGCAGCGCGGCCTGGAGGGCTTGGACCTGGCGGCGCTGGGCATCCCCTCGCTCGACGACTACATGGCCCAGTACTGCGCGCACAGCGGGCTCAGCACCCCCGAGGTGCTGCGGCGCGACTGGTCCTTCTACATGGCCTACAACCTGTTCCGCATGGCCGCCATCGCGCAGGGCATCGCCAAGCGTGTGGAGGCCGGCACGGCCTCCAGCGAGCAGGCCAAGGCCGCCGGCGCGAGCGCACCCTCGCGGGCCAAGCGCGCCTGGGAATGGGCGCAGCTGGCGCAGCACGCTTAG
- a CDS encoding enoyl-CoA hydratase: MSESTLNTGTPDLLATLDAGVLTLTLNRPDARNAMSRAMTTALQEQLALAEFNHDVRCIVLTGAGKGFCAGGDVKGMAASGDGTVGAQTIDQAIHRQRVNQRATAGKLFKMPKPTLAALPGAAAGAGLALALACDLRIMASTAVMTTAFAKVGFSGDYGGTYFLTQLVGTAKARELYYLSDRVSADEALRLGLTNWVCAPDELAERTRALAQRLAAGPAVAYRYMKENLNRALAGEVDDCMDLEATHHVHCGQTEDHREATKAFVAKREPVFHGR, encoded by the coding sequence ATGAGCGAATCCACCCTGAACACCGGGACACCGGACCTGCTGGCCACGCTGGACGCCGGCGTGCTGACCCTGACCCTGAACCGCCCCGATGCGCGCAACGCCATGAGCCGCGCCATGACCACGGCCCTGCAGGAGCAGCTGGCCCTGGCCGAGTTCAACCACGATGTGCGCTGCATCGTGTTGACCGGCGCCGGCAAAGGCTTTTGCGCGGGCGGCGACGTCAAGGGCATGGCCGCCAGCGGCGATGGCACCGTGGGTGCGCAAACCATCGACCAGGCCATTCACCGTCAGCGCGTCAACCAGCGCGCCACGGCCGGCAAGCTGTTCAAGATGCCCAAACCCACGCTGGCCGCGCTGCCCGGCGCGGCCGCCGGCGCCGGCCTGGCGCTGGCCCTGGCCTGCGACCTGCGCATCATGGCCAGCACGGCCGTCATGACCACGGCATTCGCCAAGGTGGGCTTCTCGGGGGACTACGGCGGCACCTACTTCCTCACGCAGCTGGTCGGCACGGCCAAGGCGCGCGAGCTGTACTACCTGTCCGATCGCGTCAGCGCAGACGAGGCCTTGCGCCTGGGCCTGACCAACTGGGTCTGCGCGCCCGACGAATTGGCCGAGCGCACGCGCGCACTGGCCCAACGCCTGGCCGCAGGCCCCGCGGTGGCGTACCGCTACATGAAAGAAAACCTCAACCGCGCGCTGGCCGGCGAGGTCGACGATTGCATGGACCTGGAAGCCACGCACCATGTGCACTGCGGCCAGACGGAAGACCACCGCGAGGCCACCAAGGCCTTCGTCGCCAAGCGCGAACCGGTCTTCCACGGACGTTGA
- a CDS encoding class I adenylate-forming enzyme family protein produces the protein MATPVTRQEAIAALTAPGMPYALEELTALGRKVRVFSKAPASLRVLYEETATDLPFLVYQDERMTFAEAWRAASRVGHVLVHGCGVRPGDRVAIAMRNYPEWVLAFCAITSIGAVAVAMNGHWQADELLYGLQDSGATVVLADAERLARLTQPQVRAALPQLQCLAVRTPELPAGVRALQALTDAVGEVSMPPASIAPDDHATILYTSGSTGHPKGVVSTHRNILSALLSWELDRAVAERVAGLEPPAVPPPQPGTLLAVPLFHVSGLHASYLVGYRMQRRMVAMYRWDAEQAAELIARERLTSVNAPAAMTGDLVRVARQNRLSLDTLVTVGGGGAPRAPEQVRQIGASFGHALPNTGWGMTETNAIGTGIGGEDYLALPASSGRCALVLELRIVDETGQTLPAGQRGELLVRGTSVFPGYWNRPEANARSFVDGDWFRTGDVAYIDDEGFLFIVDRIKDLIIRGGENIGCGQVEAALLLHPDVHEAAVYAVPDERMGEEVGATVHGAPGLDVEALRAFLTQHLARFEIPRYIRVATEPLPRTPSGKILKRQIQQAALAEHQGQATSV, from the coding sequence ATGGCCACCCCCGTCACACGCCAGGAGGCCATCGCCGCGCTGACCGCGCCTGGCATGCCTTACGCGCTGGAAGAACTCACTGCGCTGGGCCGCAAGGTCCGCGTGTTCAGCAAAGCGCCGGCCTCGCTGCGCGTGCTGTACGAGGAGACCGCCACCGACCTGCCCTTCCTGGTCTACCAGGACGAGCGCATGACATTCGCCGAAGCCTGGCGCGCGGCCAGCCGCGTCGGCCATGTGCTCGTGCACGGCTGCGGCGTGCGCCCGGGCGACCGCGTGGCGATTGCCATGCGCAACTACCCCGAATGGGTGCTGGCCTTTTGCGCGATCACGAGCATCGGCGCCGTGGCCGTGGCCATGAACGGCCACTGGCAGGCCGACGAGCTGCTCTACGGCCTGCAGGACAGCGGTGCCACAGTGGTGCTGGCCGACGCCGAACGCCTGGCCCGGCTGACCCAGCCCCAGGTGCGCGCCGCGCTGCCGCAGCTGCAGTGCCTGGCCGTGCGCACGCCCGAGCTGCCGGCCGGCGTGCGTGCGCTGCAAGCGCTGACCGATGCGGTGGGCGAGGTGTCCATGCCACCCGCCAGCATCGCGCCCGACGACCACGCCACCATCCTGTACACCTCCGGCTCCACGGGCCATCCCAAGGGCGTGGTCTCCACGCACCGCAACATCCTGTCGGCCCTGCTGTCCTGGGAGCTCGACCGCGCCGTGGCCGAGCGCGTGGCCGGCCTGGAGCCTCCCGCCGTGCCGCCGCCCCAGCCCGGCACGCTGCTGGCCGTGCCGCTGTTCCATGTGTCGGGCCTGCACGCGTCCTACCTGGTCGGCTACCGCATGCAGCGGCGCATGGTCGCCATGTACCGCTGGGACGCCGAACAGGCGGCCGAGCTCATCGCGCGCGAGCGCCTGACCTCGGTCAACGCGCCGGCCGCGATGACGGGCGACCTGGTCCGCGTGGCGCGGCAGAACAGGCTGAGCCTGGACACGCTCGTGACCGTGGGCGGCGGCGGCGCGCCGCGCGCGCCCGAGCAGGTGCGCCAGATCGGCGCGAGCTTCGGCCATGCCCTGCCCAACACGGGCTGGGGCATGACCGAGACCAACGCCATCGGCACCGGCATCGGCGGCGAGGACTACCTGGCCCTGCCCGCCAGCTCGGGTCGCTGCGCGCTGGTGCTGGAGCTGCGCATCGTCGACGAGACGGGGCAGACGCTGCCGGCGGGCCAGCGCGGCGAACTGCTGGTGCGCGGCACCTCGGTGTTCCCGGGCTACTGGAACCGGCCCGAGGCCAATGCGCGCAGCTTCGTCGATGGCGACTGGTTCCGCACCGGCGATGTGGCCTACATCGACGACGAAGGCTTCCTCTTCATCGTCGACCGCATCAAGGACCTCATCATCCGCGGCGGCGAGAACATCGGCTGCGGCCAGGTGGAGGCCGCGCTGCTGTTACACCCCGACGTGCACGAAGCCGCGGTCTATGCCGTGCCCGACGAGCGCATGGGCGAGGAGGTCGGCGCCACGGTCCACGGCGCCCCTGGCCTGGACGTCGAGGCGCTGCGCGCCTTCCTCACCCAGCACCTCGCGCGCTTCGAGATCCCGCGCTACATCCGCGTCGCCACCGAGCCGCTGCCGCGCACGCCGTCCGGCAAGATCCTCAAGCGCCAGATCCAGCAGGCCGCGCTGGCCGAGCACCAGGGCCAAGCCACCAGCGTGTGA